One stretch of Acanthochromis polyacanthus isolate Apoly-LR-REF ecotype Palm Island chromosome 16, KAUST_Apoly_ChrSc, whole genome shotgun sequence DNA includes these proteins:
- the insm1a gene encoding insulinoma-associated protein 1a: MPRGFLVKRNKKTNPVSYRVRSDDEEAEQTAADVPPSSSAHLSSIPVRPQTPTPTCGAAATAPEPDAKPVQFGNPEAVYQALYSPTRPVSQDHDRSYFERRFNLGSPVSAESFPTPAALTALDHLFAPVDLKIGSSNSSRTDTSATSTATLPVAAASKRASSDTERKGKPPSKKTKAIRKLHFEDDVTTSPVLGLKIKEAPVDQKPPRPQPAGGENIPLGEFVCQLCREAYADPFSLAQHKCSRIVRVEYRCPECDKVFSCPANLASHRRWHKPKPQSGAQNLESDKVAASGKTAPDEAKDSSDRDTPSPEPSESGSEDGLYDCNQCGKRFKRQAYLRKHLASQHGSPKPAEEEDAPACEQSAAPLNLSSSTCHLCPVCGENFTSRGSQERHIRLLHSSQVYPCKYCPAVFYSSPGLTRHINKCHPSENRQVILLQMPLRPAC, translated from the coding sequence ATGCCGAGAGGATTTTTGGTGAAAAGGAACAAGAAAACCAACCCGGTGTCCTACCGGGTTCGCTCCGACGACGAGGAAGCGGAGCAAACAGCGGCTGATGTGCCTCCGTCCTCCTCCGCGCATCTCTCCTCCATCCCGGTGCGCCCACAAACGCCGACGCCCACCTGCGGGGCGGCGGCCACGGCTCCAGAGCCGGACGCTAAACCTGTGCAGTTCGGGAATCCTGAGGCGGTGTACCAGGCGCTCTACAGCCCCACACGCCCCGTCAGCCAAGATCACGACCGCTCCTACTTCGAAAGGCGCTTCAACCTCGGATCACCAGTTTCCGCGGAGTCTTTCCCCACACCAGCAGCGCTCACCGCTCTGGACCACCTCTTCGCCCCGGTGGACCTGAAAATCGGCTCCAGCAACAGCAGCCGCACCGACACCAGCGCCACATCCACCGCGACGCTCCCCGTCGCTGCAGCGTCCAAACGAGCATCCAGCGACACGGAGCGCAAAGGCAAGCCGCCGTCCAAGAAAACCAAAGCTATCCGGAAACTGCACTTTGAGGATGATGTCACCACATCTCCGGTTCTCGGGCTCAAGATTAAAGAGGCTCCGGTGGACCAGAAGCCGCCCAGACCCCAGCCGGCCGGAGGAGAGAACATCCCGCTGGGGGAGTTTGTGTGCCAGCTGTGCCGGGAAGCGTACGCAGACCCGTTTTCTCTGGCGCAGCACAAGTGCTCCAGGATAGTCCGGGTTGAGTACAGGTGTCCCGAGTGTGACAAGGTGTTCAGCTGCCCGGCCAACCTCGCCTCTCACCGGCGGTGGCACAAACCGAAGCCTCAGAGCGGTGCGCAAAATCTGGAGAGCGACAAGGTGGCCGCGTCCGGGAAGACGGCGCCGGATGAAGCGAAGGATTCTAGTGACAGGGACACACCCAGCCCTGAGCCGTCCGAGTCCGGCTCCGAGGATGGACTGTATGATTGTAACCAGTGTGGGAAAAGGTTTAAGCGCCAAGCGTACCTGCGCAAGCACCTGGCGTCACAGCACGGCTCCCCAAAGCcggcagaggaggaggacgcACCGGCCTGCGAGCAGAGCGCGGCGCCGCTCAACCTGAGCTCGTCCACCTGCCACCTGTGTCCCGTCTGCGGGGAGAACTTTACCAGCAGAGGCAGCCAGGAGCGACACATCCGCCTGCTGCACTCCTCACAGGTGTATCCCTGCAAGTACTGCCCCGCCGTCTTCTACAGCTCCCCGGGACTCACCAGGCACATCAACAAGTGCCACCCGTCCGAGAACCGGCAGGTGATCCTGCTGCAGATGCCGCTCCGCCCCGCCTGCTGA